A window of the Lactuca sativa cultivar Salinas chromosome 7, Lsat_Salinas_v11, whole genome shotgun sequence genome harbors these coding sequences:
- the LOC111911099 gene encoding peroxisomal 2,4-dienoyl-CoA reductase [(3E)-enoyl-CoA-producing], with product MESPFKPEILKGKVALLTGGASGIGFEISTQFGKHGASIAIMGRRKAIVDAAVSSLRSLGIPAAGFAGDVRNQEDAKRVVESTIEHFGRLDILVNAAAGNFLVSPEDLSPNGFRTVMDIDSVGTFTMCREALKYLKKGGAGRKESDKGGLILNISATLHYTASWYQIHVSAAKAAVDAITRNLALEWGTDYDIRVNGIAPGPINDTPGMRKLGPEEINSMRSSDVMPLFKLGEKWDIAVAALYLASDAGKYVNGTTLVVDGGLWLSRPRHLPKEEVKMLSRVVEKRARQAPTGVPSSKL from the exons ATGGAGTCGCCTTTCAAGCCAGAGATTCTGAAAGGGAAGGTAGCCCTTTTGACCGGAGGAGCTTCTGGCATCGGATTCGAGATTTCCACACAGTTCGGTAAACATGGCGCTTCCATCGCCATCATGGGCCGCCGCAAAGCCATAGTTGACGCTGCCGTCTCCTCCCTCCGCTCTCTCGGTATTCCG GCTGCTGGTTTTGCGGGTGATGTTCGCAACCAAGAAGATGCAAAGAGAGTAGTGGAATCAACCATTGAGCACTTCGGAAGGCTCGATATTCTTGTGAATGCTGCAGCTGGCAATTTCCTGGTGTCACCAGAAGATCTATCTCCAAATGGCTTTCGCACAG TTATGGACATCGATTCAGTTGGCACATTCACCATGTGCCGGGAAGCACTGAAGTATCTTAAGAAAGGAGGAGCAGGAAGAAAGGAATCAGATAAGGGGGGATTGATTTTGAACATCAGTGCCACCCTACACTACACAGCATCATGGTATCAAATTCATGTATCTGCTGCTAAGGCAGCTGTAGACGCGATTACAAGAAATTTGGCTCTGGAATGGGGTACTGATTATGACATACGGGTGAATGGAATTGCACCTGGACCGATAAACGATACCCCTGGAATGAGGAAGCTTGGGCCGGAGGAGATAAACAGCATGAGAAGTAGCGATGTTATGCCACTGTTCAAACTTGGGGAGAAATGGGATATTGCTGTTGCAGCCCTCTATCTTGCTTCGGATGCTG GTAAATATGTGAATGGGACGACACTTGTTGTTGATGGAGGACTGTGGCTGAGCCGGCCACGTCATTTACCAAAGGAGGAAGTCAAAATGCTTTCTCGGGTAGTAGAAAAGCGAGCCAGACAGGCGCCTACCGGGGTACCTTCTAGTAAACTCTAG